AAAATCCCAGTTCTCCCCTCACCAGTCATCACCCACGTTGAAGGCATTAAGGCTCTTGGTGAAGCCTTGCATATTGGTGGGGCTGACTCTCTGCAAGAAGTCGATGTAGTCCTCAGAGTGAAAGCGGCACATGTCATGCTGGGAGGCCTGGTACGGCTTGAAGACCTCGGGATGGAAACATAAGGTGAACCCAGGCGAGATTAGTCCCATTCATTGGGCTGAGACTGGCCACACTGAACCCAGACCTGTGGACTGTCCAAATCCACACACATCAGCAGTCCCCTCACCCTTCCAATCTTTGTTATTCTATAAAGTAAAAGTCAGTGAAGAAGAGAGGCTCTGATTAGTCAGAGGGGGTACAACGATCAAGCCTCCTAAAGACCAGTGCACCTGCCTTCTCCTTTCCACTTCCAGCCCAACTTTTCCCACCTTCTCAACCTTGAGGCCTTATTCACCTGCCCTGCTCCTTGGATCtcctattttttaatctttccataCTCATCTCCTCCCCATGGCTTTGATTCCgtcctctctcttctttgaaTCCTTAATTTTAGAGTTCATTAATATGGGATATATGACAACCATCTAATTAAAACCCCAGGGTGCCAAGGTGCTAAGCCCGAGATTTATTCTCTTTTGGGGGTTCACACATGTCTTTAGAAATTGGGCAATAACAAAAAGCTTCTCTCCCCAGAAGATGCACACAGGTACATACCAGCAAACAATTTCAAGGGATTCATAGATTCATGCACTAACATCACCTCAGTCTTTTCTATAACTAATTCGCTTGTCTTTGCCTCAGCACAAACAGGGGACAACACTCATTCATATTGTTGATTAATTCCCTTTGTGACACATGAGGGCTGAGCTTAACTGTTATAATCGCCTATCACAACTATAAATTCCAAGTTGGGGACTGTCTATCCCCATGTGCCTGCGTATCTGGGAGATGGAGGATTGGGTAGCAATTAAGTAGAACCCTGTGCGGGGTATTCTAAGTTGATAAGGAAATACCCAGGACATCTCCCGCtctcttccacacacacacatacacatttgcaCACAGGGCTGCAGAGTCCTCCCTGGAGCTCTAGCTCCTTGCAGGTGGAGAGAGGTGGCAGAGAAAGGGTGGGAACTGCAGTGCGAACACCTCACATCCAGATAAAGTGATCCAGTCCCTCTCTCCTGAAGCCGCAGCACTGCCCACATCCTAAGATGCTGGGGAGGAAAATACCGTCCCTCTTGAAACCAATCCCACTCCACCCTAACCATAGGCCAGAGGTTGGTCTACCTGAGGTCAAAGGGTGGCCGACCTCAGGTGAAAAGTAACTCTCATTAAGTCGGTGGATCCACCCACTAACACTCTGCATATGGCGGGTGCTCCTGGCTCCTGCcatccaccctgcccccaccccaagggTGGGTCGCACATGGTGCACTCAGGACAGCCCACCGATCCTAGGGCCACACAGCTCTCCCGCACCCTCAATACCCAGCAGCGAAGGCGAGACTCACGATCATCTTCTTATAGAGACCGTAGTGCAGGACCAGACTATGGGTCAATGCCAAGCGATGGGGCTTCATAGGGTGCCCTGCCCCTGGGGTGGGAGAATAGAGTTCGTCAGTTCCCGGCGCTGGAGTTATAGCCCACGCCTCGAAACCTCCGCGTCCCGAAGACCCTCGCGTACAACCTTGTTCCCTCACCGTAGTGGAAGTTGCCCACGTCGGGGTCGTAGAAATAGGCCACGGTCTTGGCCATGGTGCCGGCGGGACCAGGCCCCGCGCCTCCGCCGCCCGCCCggctgcctgccccacccccgctcctACGTGCTGCGTAAGCACGCAGCCTGCTTCTGCGGAACCGGGAAGCCCAGGCCCCGCCTCCCAGACCACGCCCCCTGCGGAGTTCCGCCCCTCGCTTGGCTTGGCCCTTCTAGATTCCGGAGCGTAAGCTTCTGGGCTCTGCGGTGGACGGGTGGCATCGGTCCTAGGATGCGAGGGTCATTTCCTTCCGGGCGAGGGTCAAATCCTCGGGAATCCGAGACATCTCGTCCAGCCAGCTGCCCCAGATGGGGCGCAGGCCGTTGTCACCAGTCTAGGAGACTTCGGAGAACAGTCTCGCCGTCCCACTCGGGTGCAGAAAGCCAGCTTCCCCGGGCCCGCTGGGAAGATTCCTTACTATCCACTGGACCGAAGCATTTGAGGGCAGGAGCCGCGCCAAGCATGCGGGATAGACCAATGGAGAGCGCTTTGTTCTGActgcctgtcctccccacccGGACCCAGACTCGGCGCCGCACACTCCCCCGGGGGGGTTGAGGGGGGCGGCGCAGTCACGCGCGCCCCACACTTGCGCTCACAAGCGCGCAAGGCTCTCGCTCTCCGCCCCGCACACCTGCGCTCCGCCCCCTGGTCCCGGGCTGGCGACTGGCGAAGGCATTTGGGAACCTAGGGCTGCTGCGgcggcgccccccacccccatctccttccccttcccacgGCCGGAGTTGCCCCGAGCCAGCTGCCGCTCCCAACCAGCCCGCATCCctcttcatccttccctccccccgcCTGCCGCGGCACCGGTATTTGCAGCCGGAGCCCGGAGCCGGTGAGGCGgcgaaggggggagggggaggaagcaaGGGATGAGCGCCGGGAGGGCGTCGGGGGCCCTGAGCCGGACTAGGACGTCCCTGGAGCCGGAACCCGAGCCGGAGCCGGAACCAGAACCAAACCACCGGTACCGAGTGGGCCAGGCGGTCAGGATGGGAGGAACCGAAAGGGGTGGCGTTGTGCGGGCAtacaggcaggggagggggttgcAGAGGCCTGGCTCAGGCCGGCGCGGAGGAGGTGCGGACGCTGACTCAGGCGCGGTTCTTGCGCCGGCCGCCTGAGAATTCCGTCCCATCTCGCTCTGCAGTGTCCTTGGGAGGGACGGAAGCGCAGGACAAGCTGGAAAGGGGAACGCTCTGGGCGTCGGGGAAGCAGGATCAGGGTCGTGGAAGAGGGCTTGCGCAGCCGCCGTCTGGCACCCCTGCCCCGGACCAGCACCCCTGGCACGGACAGCTCCTTGGTTGGGTAGGGGGGTGGGGCCGGACCTCCGAGGCTCCTCGGTTTCGGGTCTTCAGGACCGAATTCCTATCCCTCCCCCAGTCCCTAGCTGCAGCCCCCTAACCCCAGGAGGCGCCCTGGCCCGCGCTCGCCCCCCAGGGCCTCATGTCGGAACCACAGCCTGACCTGGAGCCGCCCCAACATGGGCTATAcatgctcttcctgcttgtgctggTCTTCTTCCTCATGGGCCTCGTAGGCTTCATGATCTGCCACGTGCTCAAGAAGAAGGGCTACCGCTGCCGCACGTCGAGGGGCTCGGAGCCTGATGATGCCCAGCTCCAGCCCCGTGAGTGAGGATCCTAGAACCTGCCTCAGTCACCTTTCTCCCATACCCTTCACCCCACACCTCATTCTGCCTTCCTGGCCAAGAGACCCAGGCCAAATCCTGATCAAGCCTTCAGGAGGTTTAATGATGCTTTCTTGAGTCAGCAAGTGGGATGACACCACCCTGAAAGCAAGACTAGGAAAGGCAGCATGGGTGGGAAGGGCTTGGGCTCCCACTGACTTTCCCATCTTTTCTGCCCTGGCCCCTAAATGCTAACATCCAGCATGATGGCAAATAGACAAGGGGATAGGTCTTGAGCAGTAAGCCACAGAAGCCACCAGGTAATGTCCACCCAAAGCTGACTCATTTCCTGCTTCCTTGCCAACCTCTCATCCTTCAGCTGAGGACGATGACATGAATGAGGACACAGTAGAGAGGATTGTTCGCTGCATCATCCAAAATGAAGGTGGGTGTAGACTGGCCCTTTGCTCTCCCACCCTGACCATCCTGCCCCTGCTCAACTTTCTCTTGCCCTGACCTCCACCTCCACTgactccctcttttccttctcccctcagCCAATGCTGAGGCCTTGAAGGAGATGCTGGGGGACAGTGAAGGAGAAGGGACAGTGCAGCTGTCCAGGTGAGCTGGAAACAAGGGCCAGCATGACTTAGCTTGCCTTGGAGAGTACCCTCTCCTCCAGCACAATTCTTTCCCAATGTCCGCGcatgtcgggggtgggggtggggaggcaaagCTGGCCAGCCTATATGAAGAAAGAAGTTTTGTGGAAATCTGAGTCCTTCAAACCATACTTCCTGTCTGGATGTCATCAAGCCTGACATTTATCCCTTGTGCCATTCCTTTGGGTTAAACACTGCCCTCTTTTTAGCAAACAACCCTGGGAAAGAGAACACATGACAACTAAAATCTTAATATTGTGTTTATTAGATAAATACAAGAGTGCTGGGGTCTGGGGAAAGTGAAGCATAGGGGGGTTTAAGAAGCTGAAAGAATGGAagcaaatggaaaaggaaaggaaatagtaaTGTCACTCctgctcccttcttcccttttgtcCAGCGTGGATGCTACCTCCAGCCTGCAAGATGGAGCCCCTTCCCATCATCACACAGTGCATCTGGGCTCTGCAGCCCCTTGCATCCACTGCAGCCGCAACAAGAGGCCCCCACTTGTCCGTCAGGGACGctccaaggaaggaaaaagccGCCCCCGGCCTGGAGAGACCACCGTGTTCTCTGTGGGCAGGTGGGGATAGAAAGCCCCAGAGAAAGGGAGTTTGAGGTGGGAGCCCCAGTTATCAGGTGCCTGACTCCAAAGGTGGGCCCCAGCTCTGTTCTCCTAGACTGTGAGCTACAGCAGAAATGAGGCTGTACAATGTGCCCCACAATCTGGGGAGGTCTCCAGGCCAGAGGGAAGTGGCCATGAAACCCAGGATGTCCCTGGTTGGGGGGAAGCCTAGGAGTCTCTGAGTTGTGGTCCTAAGCCCCagtgttccctcccttcccaggttCCGAGTGACACACATTGAGAAGCGTTATGGGCTACATGAGCATCGTGATGGCTCTCCCACGGACAGGAGCTGGGGGTCTGGTGGAGGGCAGGACACAGGGGGTAGTCAGGGGTCTGGGGGagggcagcccagggcagggaTACCTGCCATTGAGAGTGTGCCCCCTGAGAGGCCACAGCCCCTGGGCCTCGCCAGTCCCCCAGTGCAGAACGGAGGACTCAGGGATGGCAGCCTAGTCCCTTGTGCACTTGAAGGGAACCCTAGAGCCTCTGCAGAGCCAATGctaggggctggagggaagggccCAAGCCCAGGACTGGCCAGTCGAGAGGCAATTGGACAGCCAAGCAAACTGGACACCTCAGATCACCAGGTATGAAGACATAAGCAGGGCTATGGTGGGCTCAGCTCTTATTGCCTCCTACCCTGGGGACGGGGGAGGTGATACTGATATGACCCACATCCTGTTCTCCATTGTTGACCACTTCTCTCTCACAGGTGTCCCCACCACGGGGAGCAGGGGGTGTGTGAGGTGAGTCTGCCTGGGCCCCAAAGCAGATAATCTCATCTTCCCACCCCCTACTTATACCACCTAAGCCCATTAGCTTGCTGTACTCCCAGGGATGGCCTTTACTACGAATTCTTTGGTTTAGTGGTGGGGAATGGGCATGTGCTCCAGGAGACAGGGAAGGTCCTGCAGCCCCTGGGGAAAAGCTGAGACACATCCTGAATAGGAAGCAACACTGTTacccttcctctcctccaagCCTCCTTCTTCACTGTGCTGATGGACAACCAGCTGGCAGGGccagggggtgggtgggcatGAAGGCCCTCCTCTCCATTGGACAGCACTACCCCCCAGCTGAGGAACCAGCTCTACTTCCATCTGGAGTTGCATGGTCTCAGGCTGGGGGACCTCGGGAgaagtctccccacccccatcccttagTCTCTTTCATTTTCCCTGCCTACCAACAGGCTGTCTGACCCCTTCCCCATCACCTCGCTCCATTTGCTAGAGCGTGGCAGCTGGGAGCAGGCCCCTGCCCTTGGTGGCCCCTAAAGCAATAGCACCTTAGGCCCCCTGCCCTCTTGGCAAAAGAGGCCCAGGCCCTGGCTTGGGCTTAGTGCCCTTTATTCACTGTCAATAAATCCGCTCAGACCATTACAGCTGTTTTTGCATACTGGCTCCAGCTCCTTTTGACAGGCCTGCCCCTATCCCAGCCCCCAATCCCAGTGGCCATGGGTCACAGACCCATTGGGGTGGGTCACAGAGCCAGGGTGGAGACACAGATGGGCTGGAGCCACTCAAGACTTTGGAAGATGGGTTCCAGCCCCAGAGATATCAGAATATTTCACCATCCTAGAGACGGGGTGGTGGCAGAAGAAAGAGGGGTAGTTTCAGCCCTAGAGATAGCAGAAGTATGATAGGGGGAAAGGAGTGAGTTCCAACCCCAgaaatggggagagggaaagCTTCTACCCCTGGAGGTGAGAGTGGAAATGGGGGAGACTCCAGCTTTTGGCTGTGTGACTCCAGATCATTGAGGGGGTGGTCTCTGACATCATGGGAACAGGGACAGCAGCATCACTGGGGGACAGCAGTCCCCCTGGCTTCAGGTGAGAGGATCTGGGTGGCCAGGATCCGGGGCTTTAGCCGGCGGGGGAGGCGGTGGACGCGTCTGTAGAGAACACAGAGTCAGTGCTCCAGAACCCTCCCTTGGGGCTATCCCTGTCCATTCCTGCAGCCCTGCAGACAAACAGCACAAGGTGGAATGACACACTCTCTTCCAAGGGAGGGACACTTACCGGCCTGAGTCGAGGAACCATCACGTCTAGGGGTCCAGGGCAGTCCAGATCTTGGTCTGCAAACAAGGACCACAAGTCAGTCTTCAGGTTCTTTTTGTCCATTGCTGCATCTCCCACACTTAGGACAATGGAACTctataaatatttggtgaattaaCAAATAGTCCCTAATCTTAGAACCATAaaatccatcaatccatccatcttCAACACTTACCTGGCACCTGCTGAGAGGGGGAGATGGGATTCACAGCA
The Ailuropoda melanoleuca isolate Jingjing chromosome 3, ASM200744v2, whole genome shotgun sequence DNA segment above includes these coding regions:
- the RELL2 gene encoding RELT-like protein 2 isoform X1 produces the protein MSEPQPDLEPPQHGLYMLFLLVLVFFLMGLVGFMICHVLKKKGYRCRTSRGSEPDDAQLQPPEDDDMNEDTVERIVRCIIQNEANAEALKEMLGDSEGEGTVQLSSVDATSSLQDGAPSHHHTVHLGSAAPCIHCSRNKRPPLVRQGRSKEGKSRPRPGETTVFSVGRFRVTHIEKRYGLHEHRDGSPTDRSWGSGGGQDTGGSQGSGGGQPRAGIPAIESVPPERPQPLGLASPPVQNGGLRDGSLVPCALEGNPRASAEPMLGAGGKGPSPGLASREAIGQPSKLDTSDHQVSPPRGAGGV
- the RELL2 gene encoding RELT-like protein 2 isoform X2, whose protein sequence is MICHVLKKKGYRCRTSRGSEPDDAQLQPPEDDDMNEDTVERIVRCIIQNEANAEALKEMLGDSEGEGTVQLSSVDATSSLQDGAPSHHHTVHLGSAAPCIHCSRNKRPPLVRQGRSKEGKSRPRPGETTVFSVGRFRVTHIEKRYGLHEHRDGSPTDRSWGSGGGQDTGGSQGSGGGQPRAGIPAIESVPPERPQPLGLASPPVQNGGLRDGSLVPCALEGNPRASAEPMLGAGGKGPSPGLASREAIGQPSKLDTSDHQVSPPRGAGGV